A single region of the Undibacterium piscinae genome encodes:
- a CDS encoding dihydroorotase yields the protein MKIHIKNGRVIDPASATDAVQDVFIAAGKIVAMGQAPADFVANKVIDASGLVVAPGLVDLSARLREPGFEYKATLESELQAAMRGGVTSLVCPPDTDPVLDEAGLVEMLKQRARLQNKAHVYPLGALTLGLKGLALTEMAALTEAGCVGFSQAEESIEDTNVLQRALQYASTFGYTVWLRPQDAFIGKGGVAHSGPLASRLGLSGVPVMSETIALHTLFELMRATGARVHLCRISSAAGLELVRQAKKEGLPLSCDVGAHHVHLTDADIGFFDSNARMTPPLRSQRDRDAIRTALLDGTIDAICSDHTPVDDDEKLLPFAEASPGATGLELLLSLALKWAEDSRDSVTLSQALARITHEPARVANLPCGQIAVGQVADLCLFDPDQRWMVAASAIVSQGKHTPFLGYELPGVVKATIVAGHVAFDVLS from the coding sequence ATGAAAATCCATATTAAAAATGGTCGTGTGATTGATCCTGCCAGTGCGACGGACGCCGTGCAAGATGTGTTTATTGCCGCCGGAAAAATTGTGGCGATGGGTCAGGCTCCGGCTGATTTTGTCGCCAATAAGGTGATTGATGCCAGCGGCCTGGTGGTTGCCCCTGGCCTGGTCGATTTAAGCGCGCGTTTGCGCGAACCTGGTTTTGAATACAAGGCGACCTTAGAATCCGAACTGCAGGCGGCGATGCGCGGTGGCGTGACGAGTCTGGTGTGCCCGCCGGATACCGATCCGGTATTGGATGAGGCTGGTCTGGTCGAAATGCTCAAGCAAAGAGCGCGGCTGCAGAATAAGGCCCATGTCTATCCACTGGGGGCATTGACGCTGGGTTTGAAGGGCTTAGCCTTAACTGAAATGGCGGCGCTGACTGAAGCCGGCTGCGTTGGCTTCTCGCAAGCGGAAGAGTCGATAGAAGACACCAATGTATTGCAGCGCGCCTTGCAGTATGCCAGCACGTTTGGCTACACGGTCTGGTTGCGTCCGCAGGATGCCTTTATCGGCAAGGGCGGGGTTGCCCATAGCGGGCCTTTGGCGTCGCGGCTGGGGCTGTCCGGTGTGCCGGTAATGTCGGAAACGATCGCTTTACATACGCTGTTCGAATTGATGCGCGCCACCGGTGCCCGAGTGCACTTATGCCGCATCTCTTCTGCCGCAGGTTTGGAGCTGGTACGCCAGGCCAAGAAAGAGGGCTTGCCATTGAGTTGTGATGTCGGCGCTCACCATGTGCATCTGACCGATGCCGATATCGGTTTCTTTGATTCTAATGCCCGTATGACGCCGCCGTTACGCAGCCAGCGTGACCGTGACGCGATACGCACGGCCTTACTCGACGGCACCATAGACGCGATTTGTTCCGACCATACACCGGTCGATGATGATGAAAAGCTGTTGCCGTTTGCCGAAGCTTCACCGGGCGCTACCGGTTTGGAGTTGCTGTTATCTCTTGCCTTGAAGTGGGCAGAAGATAGCCGCGATAGCGTCACTTTGTCGCAAGCGCTTGCCAGAATCACGCACGAACCGGCACGGGTGGCGAATTTACCTTGCGGTCAGATTGCCGTTGGACAGGTCGCCGATCTTTGCCTGTTCGATCCGGATCAACGCTGGATGGTAGCTGCCTCGGCGATAGTCAGCCAGGGTAAGCACACGCCATTTTTGGGTTATGAATTGCCGGGCGTAGTCAAGGCAACTATCGTGGCGGGTCACGTCGCGTTTGACGTGTTATCTTAA
- a CDS encoding 1-acyl-sn-glycerol-3-phosphate acyltransferase, translating into MIVWRLLVLMFHLMMGLLICGVFFPLSKLSTHEVLVRWWSSRLLAIFRVELKFIDCSDGTAAQRALIISNHVSWLDIFVMNAQQPCYFVAKSDIRNWPIIGWLSQKAGTIFLERGKQREVRRIYEGLVHQIHDGKRIAFFPEGTTAAQGTVLAFHANLFEAAIEAQVPIEPFSIRYLDASGKLHSAVDFIGEMTIVESMQAILKGGKITAELRQLRTINTINAHRREIAQEARLAVARSLNIELN; encoded by the coding sequence ATGATCGTTTGGCGTTTGTTGGTGTTGATGTTTCATCTCATGATGGGCCTGTTGATTTGCGGTGTATTTTTTCCGCTCAGCAAGCTCAGCACGCACGAGGTTCTGGTCCGTTGGTGGTCGTCCCGCTTGTTAGCGATTTTCCGCGTTGAATTGAAATTTATTGATTGTAGTGACGGCACTGCCGCACAGCGGGCTTTGATTATATCTAACCATGTTTCCTGGCTGGATATTTTCGTCATGAATGCTCAGCAGCCCTGCTATTTTGTCGCTAAATCCGATATTCGAAACTGGCCTATCATAGGCTGGCTGAGTCAAAAAGCCGGTACGATTTTCCTTGAGCGTGGCAAGCAAAGAGAAGTGCGGCGGATTTACGAAGGCTTGGTACATCAGATACACGATGGTAAGCGGATCGCGTTTTTCCCGGAAGGCACGACGGCAGCGCAAGGCACAGTGTTAGCGTTTCATGCCAATCTGTTTGAGGCGGCAATCGAGGCGCAGGTGCCGATTGAACCTTTCTCTATCCGCTATCTCGATGCCAGCGGCAAGCTGCATTCCGCCGTTGATTTCATTGGCGAGATGACGATAGTCGAAAGTATGCAGGCGATTCTGAAGGGCGGGAAAATCACCGCAGAACTGCGCCAGTTGCGAACCATTAATACGATTAACGCACACCGCCGTGAAATTGCGCAGGAAGCGCGATTGGCAGTGGCGCGCAGCTTGAATATCGAGCTAAATTAG